The nucleotide sequence CCGCTTCCGGCTCGGTGAGGCCGAAGCAGCCGATGAGCTCGCCCTTGATGATGCCGGGCAGGTATTTCTTCTTCTGCGCCTCGGTGCCGAAGAGCTTCACCGGCACGCCGAAGAGGCCGCAGGAGGCTCCGCAGGAAAGGAAGGTGGAGGCGCAGGCCTTGGCCACTTCCTCGCCCGCTATGGCCTGGCTGATCAGGTCGAGGTTCGTCCCGCCGTAGGCTTCCTCGTGGCCCATGCCCAGGTAGCCCAGGTCGGCCAGTTTCTTTATATTCTCTTTTATAAGCTTATCAACTTCCGCGTGGGAGGCCTGGTCAAGGGTCTGGGCGCGGGGCTCGATCTCCTTGGAGCAGAACTTCGCGAAGTTCTCCTTTATCGATAGTTGTTCCGGTGTCATATCGTAGTTCATATTGTCATGCTCCTGTAATCCCCCTGTAGGGGGCGTGTTTATCATGCAGGCGCGGTCACGTGACCGCGCTTCCTAAATCATATTAGAACATGCTCAGGATCCGGGATATGATGAACCGCTGTATCTCAGATGTGCCCCCGCCGATCTGGGCGATCTTCGCGTCCCTCAGGAAACGCTCCACGGGATAATCGTGGATGAAGCCGTACCCGCCGAATATCTGCACCGCGTCGCTGGCCGCCCTGATCCCCCAGTCTCCCGCTATGGCCTTGGCTATGGAGGTGTGCATGTGGTTGAGGGGTTTTCCCGAATCCTTGTCATGGGCAACGCGGTACACCGTCATCTTGATCGCTTCTTTTATTATCTTCAAATCAGCCAGCTTGTGCTGGATCGCCTGGAACTGGTTGATGGGCTTTTCAAACTGCACGCGG is from Spirochaetota bacterium and encodes:
- a CDS encoding acyl-CoA dehydrogenase family protein; the encoded protein is MNYDMTPEQLSIKENFAKFCSKEIEPRAQTLDQASHAEVDKLIKENIKKLADLGYLGMGHEEAYGGTNLDLISQAIAGEEVAKACASTFLSCGASCGLFGVPVKLFGTEAQKKKYLPGIIKGELIGCFGLTEPEA